Proteins from a single region of Bacteroidota bacterium:
- a CDS encoding PQQ-binding-like beta-propeller repeat protein, translated as MAIRWRFISGFLLFTTLFVVFQTACSVFIFPAPQVEQHFSITEPTVSLEKKIPDSIDIRVSTFLGNEKRNYYGDSASDKLNVIWKTFLGKGTTIVTAKKGVEEWFGAGWTGQPLVVKEKNKTWLIQGAFDHNLKKIDAATGEVTWNYSFDDILKGTGTIWKNDSAKDPQNRIVIMQGSRKGVDVEMCSGIANSFRAVSFFTGKEVWRFNVKHTASYSRDCDASALVVNDTAYIGLENGKFISFDPGKETQPDDSVFHPRVFSEEQLYNNEDAAKHGGNLVTESSPARIGDHVYITAGSGHVYGYSLTKKIIDWDFYIGSDLDGTPVVTSDSCILIPVEKQYITGNGGIFKLDPKKDPAQCVQWYFPTGDLHFADWEGGVVGSVAVNDFYNKGGDDHLAAFTGIDGELNVVQYDRIEKDSMSTGPDGKTKYPVPVLRYHKHIGSSISTPIFVQDHLIAAGYSGIYLFSYSANGNFFPLDFHPGIFEASPVANGGKIFIASRDGYLYCFGDTLNNAVANSDEKQQKEIAGLVTPVFIEKNKKSARPETNEDYSLIAGVFRQKSNADLTLRTWRTRGYLAELEKNGDLYYVSVSKSSSVDSLSSVAADVQAKFHADTWIRK; from the coding sequence ATGGCCATTCGCTGGCGTTTCATTTCAGGATTTCTTCTTTTTACCACGCTGTTTGTTGTTTTTCAAACCGCTTGTTCAGTTTTTATTTTTCCTGCTCCACAGGTAGAACAACATTTTTCCATTACAGAACCCACTGTTTCACTGGAAAAAAAGATCCCGGATTCCATCGACATCCGCGTTTCCACTTTCCTCGGTAACGAAAAAAGAAATTATTACGGCGACTCTGCAAGTGATAAACTGAATGTGATCTGGAAAACTTTTCTGGGCAAAGGCACAACGATCGTCACCGCAAAAAAAGGAGTAGAGGAGTGGTTCGGTGCGGGATGGACCGGTCAGCCACTCGTGGTGAAAGAAAAAAACAAAACATGGCTCATACAGGGAGCTTTCGATCACAACCTGAAAAAAATTGATGCTGCAACCGGAGAAGTCACCTGGAATTATTCTTTCGATGATATTCTGAAAGGAACAGGAACCATCTGGAAAAACGACAGCGCAAAAGATCCGCAGAACAGGATCGTGATCATGCAGGGAAGCCGCAAAGGTGTGGATGTGGAAATGTGTTCTGGAATTGCAAATAGTTTTCGTGCTGTTTCTTTTTTCACCGGGAAAGAAGTATGGCGCTTCAATGTGAAACATACGGCAAGCTATAGCCGCGATTGTGATGCATCTGCGCTCGTGGTGAATGATACCGCTTACATCGGCCTGGAGAATGGAAAATTCATTTCATTCGATCCGGGAAAAGAAACACAACCTGACGATTCTGTTTTTCATCCGCGCGTTTTTTCAGAAGAGCAACTTTACAATAACGAGGATGCGGCGAAACACGGGGGAAATCTTGTGACGGAAAGTTCTCCTGCGCGCATTGGCGATCACGTGTACATCACTGCGGGCTCCGGGCACGTGTACGGGTATTCGCTCACAAAAAAAATTATTGATTGGGATTTTTACATTGGTTCCGATTTGGATGGAACTCCTGTTGTTACTTCCGACAGTTGCATTCTCATTCCGGTAGAAAAACAATACATCACCGGCAACGGCGGAATTTTCAAACTTGATCCGAAAAAAGATCCTGCACAATGTGTGCAATGGTATTTTCCTACCGGCGATCTTCATTTTGCAGATTGGGAAGGTGGAGTAGTAGGAAGTGTGGCGGTGAATGATTTTTATAACAAAGGAGGCGATGATCATCTTGCTGCATTCACCGGCATCGACGGAGAATTGAATGTGGTGCAATATGATCGCATTGAAAAAGATTCCATGTCCACGGGTCCCGACGGAAAAACAAAATATCCAGTTCCGGTTCTTCGTTATCACAAACATATCGGCTCTTCCATTTCCACTCCTATTTTCGTTCAGGATCATCTTATCGCTGCAGGTTATTCCGGAATTTATTTATTCTCGTACAGTGCCAATGGGAATTTTTTTCCTCTGGATTTTCATCCCGGGATTTTTGAAGCAAGCCCTGTTGCTAATGGAGGAAAAATTTTCATCGCATCGAGAGACGGATATCTTTATTGTTTCGGCGACACGTTGAATAATGCTGTTGCCAATTCAGATGAAAAACAACAAAAAGAAATTGCCGGACTCGTTACGCCTGTTTTCATTGAGAAAAATAAAAAAAGTGCGCGCCCCGAAACGAACGAAGATTATTCACTCATCGCCGGAGTATTCCGCCAGAAATCAAATGCTGATCTCACATTGCGCACATGGCGCACGCGCGGGTATCTCGCAGAACTCGAAAAGAACGGCGACCTGTATTATGTTTCTGTTTCAAAATCATCGTCCGTCGATTCACTTTCTTCGGTAGCCGCAGATGTGCAGGCAAAATTCCACGCTGATACCTGGATCAGGAAATAA
- a CDS encoding YbbR-like domain-containing protein, whose translation MEEKDDILGKTRSLRPLSNRRIINFLGCIFLASVFWLLHQLSKEYTLFLKVPVTYVNTTNKDLVPVDLPDSLDAEVSGSGFTIFANEWTHVLNPLELDMRNARSISDGNFSLATNSHPERIEGALGHGFRIIKIMPDSIIISFSGKNEKRVPVRPKVTVQCAASFRVGDSAFTDPQFVLVSGAEVLLNKINYVETESRYYSSLDRSVNETVKLVLPPELSQVSLVPKEVQLKINVDRFTEEKVEVPIEQINVPSNVTWRTFPDKAEVIFLVPVSQFSSVKPEMFRVVADYSKLDPSGTTVHLEVVKQPAIARNIRIVPDGAEFIIRR comes from the coding sequence TTGGAAGAAAAGGACGACATACTGGGAAAAACAAGATCACTCCGGCCTTTATCCAACAGGAGGATCATTAATTTCCTCGGTTGTATTTTTCTCGCATCAGTTTTCTGGCTGCTTCACCAGCTTTCCAAAGAGTACACTCTTTTTCTCAAAGTTCCTGTCACTTATGTGAACACGACCAACAAAGATCTTGTCCCGGTCGATCTGCCCGATTCACTCGATGCTGAAGTTTCCGGTTCCGGTTTTACCATCTTCGCGAACGAATGGACGCACGTGCTCAACCCGCTCGAACTCGACATGCGTAATGCGCGCTCCATCAGCGACGGAAATTTTTCGCTCGCAACAAATTCTCACCCGGAAAGAATCGAAGGCGCACTTGGCCACGGTTTCCGTATCATCAAGATCATGCCCGACAGTATCATCATCAGTTTTTCCGGCAAGAATGAAAAAAGAGTTCCCGTGCGGCCGAAAGTCACTGTGCAGTGCGCAGCTTCTTTCCGTGTTGGCGACAGCGCTTTCACCGATCCGCAATTTGTTCTCGTAAGCGGGGCAGAGGTGCTGCTCAATAAAATTAATTACGTCGAGACGGAATCGCGTTATTATTCTTCACTCGATCGTTCAGTGAATGAAACGGTGAAACTTGTTCTTCCTCCCGAACTCAGCCAGGTTTCGCTCGTGCCGAAAGAAGTGCAGTTGAAAATAAATGTGGACCGGTTTACGGAAGAGAAAGTGGAAGTTCCCATCGAGCAGATCAATGTTCCTTCGAATGTTACCTGGCGCACTTTCCCCGATAAAGCTGAAGTTATTTTTCTTGTTCCTGTTTCGCAATTCTCATCGGTGAAACCGGAAATGTTCCGCGTGGTGGCCGACTATTCGAAACTTGATCCTTCGGGCACAACTGTTCATCTCGAAGTGGTAAAGCAACCGGCCATCGCCAGGAATATCAGAATCGTTCCTGATGGAGCAGAATTCATTATTCGCCGCTGA
- a CDS encoding ATP-dependent Clp protease ATP-binding subunit: MEAKFSPRVKDVITYSREEALRLGHDHIGTEHLLLGIIREGEGKAVHLLKSMNVNLAELRREVESITSGTSKKNSNNLGNIPLLKQAERALKITYLEAKIFKSSVIGTEHLLLSILKDDDSVATKAMNKFGLDYETVKSEIENGAAGSSDETSSGSTPKSEFPNTPDDEGEDEGAFGASQKKIADSKSKTPVLDNFGRDLTKSAEDGKLDPIVGREKEIERVSQILSRRKKNNPILIGEPGVGKSAIAEGLALRIIQKKVSRVLFNKRVVALDLAALVAGTKYRGQFEERMKAVMNELEKSPDVILFIDEIHTIIGAGGASGSLDASNMFKPALARGEIQCIGATTLDEYRQYIEKDGALERRFQKVIVEPTTVDETIQILNNIKQKYEDHHNVSYTDDAIKACVTLTSRYITDRHLPDKAIDALDEAGSRVHITNIKVPKKILEVEAEIEKVKEEKNQVVRSQRYEEAARLRDRERQLQEQLEAAKKAWEEESRSHRETVTEDNVAEVVSMMTGIPVQRVSQNESDKLSVMFEALEGKVIGQSEAIKKVVKAIQRNRAGLKDPNKPIGSFVFLGPTGVGKTQLAKILARYLFDNDDALIRIDMSEYMEKFAVSRLVGAPPGYVGYEEGGQLTEKVRRKPYSVVLLDEIEKAHPDVFNLLLQVLDDGQLTDSLGRKVDFKNTIIIMTSNIGSRQLKDFGTGVGFSTGAKQVSSDDFAKGIIENALKKAFAPEFLNRIDDVVMFNSLSRDNIHKIIDLELGKLIARIATMGYNVDITEKAKDFIVDKGFDANYGARPLKRAIQKFIEDPLAEEIIKSGITEGDSVVIGYDEEKKDISITAGKPKTKKDKKSDKKEE, from the coding sequence ATGGAAGCTAAATTTTCACCGCGAGTAAAGGATGTGATCACCTATAGCAGGGAGGAAGCGCTGCGTCTCGGACACGATCACATCGGAACAGAACATCTTCTGCTTGGAATTATCCGCGAAGGTGAAGGAAAAGCTGTCCACTTGCTGAAGAGCATGAATGTTAATCTTGCAGAGTTGCGCCGTGAAGTTGAATCGATCACCTCCGGCACTTCCAAAAAGAATTCTAATAACCTCGGAAATATTCCATTGCTGAAACAAGCTGAACGTGCGCTTAAAATCACTTATCTCGAGGCGAAAATTTTCAAGAGCTCGGTAATCGGAACAGAACACCTGCTGCTTTCCATTCTGAAAGATGATGACAGTGTGGCAACAAAAGCGATGAATAAATTCGGCCTGGATTATGAAACCGTGAAAAGTGAAATTGAGAATGGTGCCGCCGGCAGTTCTGATGAAACATCTTCCGGATCCACTCCGAAATCTGAATTTCCCAATACGCCGGACGATGAAGGAGAAGATGAAGGAGCATTCGGCGCCAGTCAGAAAAAAATTGCAGACAGCAAATCTAAAACTCCCGTGCTTGATAATTTCGGACGCGATCTTACCAAATCTGCCGAAGACGGAAAACTGGATCCTATCGTTGGCCGTGAAAAAGAAATTGAACGTGTGTCGCAGATCCTTTCGCGGAGAAAGAAAAACAATCCCATTCTCATTGGAGAACCGGGTGTTGGTAAATCGGCAATTGCCGAAGGACTTGCTTTGCGTATCATTCAGAAAAAAGTTTCGCGTGTGCTTTTCAATAAGCGCGTTGTTGCTCTTGATCTTGCTGCTCTTGTTGCAGGAACAAAATACCGCGGACAATTCGAGGAACGTATGAAAGCTGTGATGAATGAACTCGAAAAATCTCCTGATGTAATTCTTTTCATTGACGAAATTCATACGATCATCGGCGCAGGCGGAGCTTCCGGTTCACTCGACGCTTCCAATATGTTCAAGCCCGCACTCGCACGTGGAGAAATTCAATGCATCGGCGCAACCACGCTTGACGAGTACCGCCAGTACATTGAAAAAGACGGAGCGCTCGAACGCCGTTTTCAGAAAGTGATCGTTGAACCCACAACGGTTGATGAAACGATCCAGATATTGAACAACATCAAACAGAAATACGAAGATCACCATAACGTTTCCTATACCGATGATGCGATCAAAGCATGTGTAACGCTCACTTCGCGTTATATCACCGATCGTCATCTTCCGGATAAAGCGATCGATGCACTCGACGAAGCCGGATCGCGCGTGCACATCACGAACATAAAAGTTCCGAAGAAAATTCTTGAGGTGGAAGCGGAAATTGAAAAAGTAAAAGAAGAAAAGAACCAGGTGGTGCGCAGCCAGCGTTACGAAGAGGCCGCACGCCTGCGCGACCGTGAGCGCCAGTTGCAGGAACAACTTGAAGCTGCAAAGAAAGCGTGGGAAGAAGAAAGCCGCTCTCATCGCGAAACAGTGACAGAAGATAATGTTGCAGAAGTTGTTTCCATGATGACCGGAATTCCGGTGCAGCGTGTTTCTCAGAATGAAAGTGATAAACTTTCTGTGATGTTCGAAGCACTCGAGGGAAAAGTTATCGGACAAAGTGAAGCGATAAAAAAAGTGGTGAAAGCCATCCAGAGAAATCGCGCAGGACTTAAAGATCCTAACAAACCCATCGGATCATTTGTTTTTCTTGGACCAACCGGTGTTGGAAAAACGCAATTGGCAAAAATTCTCGCACGGTATCTTTTCGATAATGATGATGCACTCATCCGCATCGACATGAGCGAGTACATGGAAAAATTTGCTGTGTCGCGTCTCGTAGGCGCGCCTCCCGGTTACGTGGGATACGAAGAAGGCGGACAACTCACAGAAAAAGTACGGCGTAAACCTTACTCCGTGGTGCTGCTCGATGAAATTGAAAAAGCACATCCGGATGTTTTCAATCTCTTGTTGCAGGTGCTTGACGATGGACAACTCACAGATTCACTCGGAAGAAAAGTTGATTTCAAGAATACGATCATCATCATGACGAGCAACATCGGTTCACGCCAGCTGAAAGATTTCGGAACAGGAGTTGGTTTCAGTACCGGAGCTAAGCAGGTGAGTTCCGATGATTTTGCAAAAGGCATTATTGAAAATGCACTGAAGAAAGCATTCGCTCCCGAATTTCTCAATAGAATTGATGATGTAGTAATGTTCAATTCACTTTCACGCGACAACATTCACAAGATCATTGATCTTGAACTCGGAAAACTTATTGCGCGAATTGCAACAATGGGTTACAACGTGGACATCACTGAAAAAGCAAAAGATTTCATCGTTGATAAAGGATTCGATGCGAATTATGGCGCCCGCCCGCTCAAACGCGCGATCCAGAAATTCATAGAGGATCCGCTCGCAGAAGAGATCATCAAATCCGGAATTACGGAGGGTGATTCGGTCGTGATCGGTTATGACGAAGAGAAAAAAGATATTTCTATCACTGCAGGAAAACCGAAAACGAAGAAGGATAAAAAATCGGATAAGAAAGAAGAATAA
- the yajC gene encoding preprotein translocase subunit YajC: MLNILMIGLLVVVFYFFILGPQRKKQKEQTNFLGEIGKGTKIVTIGGIVGKVIEVRSKTFVIEVENGGRLQILKSAVSLDNSKAINSPDNDEKKEKLEELKA; encoded by the coding sequence ATGCTCAACATTCTTATGATTGGCCTGCTCGTTGTGGTTTTCTATTTTTTCATTCTTGGCCCACAACGTAAAAAACAAAAAGAGCAAACTAATTTTCTCGGTGAGATCGGGAAAGGAACAAAGATCGTTACCATTGGCGGCATCGTTGGAAAAGTGATCGAAGTGCGCTCTAAAACTTTCGTGATCGAAGTGGAGAATGGCGGACGATTGCAGATCCTCAAGAGCGCTGTTTCCCTCGATAATTCAAAAGCGATCAACAGTCCTGATAACGACGAGAAAAAAGAAAAGCTCGAAGAACTGAAAGCCTGA
- a CDS encoding alkane 1-monooxygenase, whose protein sequence is MEQNSLFAAEMNFRYSIRYLFALLPGILVLLGNIVSVKFAIANIIWAMVILPCADWIKKPSENDPPEFTDSFFPDLILVISSLLHILSVFALLKMAVHPQNIFSLITCALSTGLNTGVAGFICAHELVHRKYFYARMLGQVNLFLGSYMHFYIEHIHGHHKNVGTNADPATARYGESYYDFLTRSVPFQWWHSLQLEVKRLEKEGNEFTYGLSNYVVTTTALELLMFVAVGVILGKFALLAYAIQTLFAIHFLEYVSYIEHYALVRGEEKKIDAIHSWRTDKPGSRNSLFELVRHSDHHLRASKPYHTLVSHAGTPELPSGYFGMYYIALFPKWWFRKVNPLVPEIFKKKIAE, encoded by the coding sequence ATGGAGCAGAATTCATTATTCGCCGCTGAAATGAATTTCCGTTATTCCATACGTTACCTATTCGCCCTGCTGCCGGGAATTCTTGTGCTGCTTGGAAATATTGTAAGTGTGAAATTTGCGATCGCAAATATTATTTGGGCAATGGTGATTCTTCCCTGTGCAGACTGGATAAAAAAACCTTCAGAGAATGATCCGCCTGAATTCACAGATAGTTTTTTCCCTGATCTTATTCTTGTCATTTCTTCGTTGCTGCATATTCTTTCGGTTTTTGCTTTGCTGAAGATGGCGGTTCATCCACAAAATATTTTTTCGCTTATCACCTGTGCGCTCTCGACAGGATTGAATACCGGTGTGGCAGGATTCATTTGTGCACACGAACTTGTTCACCGCAAATATTTTTATGCGCGCATGCTCGGGCAGGTGAATCTTTTTCTCGGAAGTTATATGCATTTTTATATTGAGCATATTCACGGTCATCATAAAAATGTAGGAACCAATGCTGATCCTGCTACAGCGCGTTACGGAGAATCCTATTATGATTTTCTCACACGGTCTGTTCCTTTTCAGTGGTGGCATTCCTTGCAGCTCGAAGTGAAACGCCTGGAGAAAGAAGGAAATGAATTCACTTACGGGCTTTCGAATTACGTGGTAACAACAACTGCGCTTGAACTGCTCATGTTTGTTGCTGTAGGAGTGATCCTCGGAAAATTCGCTTTGCTTGCTTATGCCATTCAAACTTTATTTGCGATCCATTTTCTGGAATATGTGAGTTACATCGAACATTATGCACTCGTGCGCGGCGAAGAAAAAAAGATCGATGCCATTCATTCCTGGAGAACAGATAAACCCGGAAGCCGGAATTCGCTCTTCGAACTCGTTCGTCATTCTGATCATCATCTTCGTGCATCGAAACCTTATCACACACTCGTATCGCATGCAGGCACGCCTGAACTTCCTTCCGGATATTTCGGAATGTATTACATCGCGCTCTTCCCGAAATGGTGGTTCCGCAAAGTGAATCCGCTTGTGCCGGAAATTTTTAAAAAGAAAATCGCGGAATAG
- the nusB gene encoding transcription antitermination factor NusB translates to MQSLYGFFQSEDDDMAKGERELLRSIDRTYELYLYLLLLPVELLRVAQNKIEIGKNKHLPTAEDLSPNLRFLNNRVIDQLGNNSDLKREAGARKLTWQTESEINILKKLWEEISGSDEYKKYMSSGGGSYSADQEFLLEVFKKFIADSEDFEHFIEEKNMHWPGDMNMCVAPTVIRTFENCNEIKEPALSPLFKDVEEDKQFVLDLFRKTIMGNGASQQLISEKTKNWEVERIALMDVILMKMAITELLHFTSVPVKVTLNEYIEISKTYSTPKSKQFINGILDKLVADFRKEDTMKKTGRGLIE, encoded by the coding sequence ATGCAGTCACTGTATGGATTTTTCCAGTCAGAAGATGATGACATGGCCAAAGGAGAACGGGAATTACTCAGGAGCATCGATCGCACGTACGAACTTTATCTTTATCTCCTGCTTCTTCCGGTTGAACTTCTTCGCGTGGCACAGAATAAGATAGAGATCGGTAAAAACAAACATTTGCCTACTGCCGAAGATCTTTCTCCCAATCTCCGTTTTCTGAATAACCGCGTCATTGATCAGTTGGGTAATAATTCAGATCTCAAGCGGGAAGCTGGCGCACGTAAACTCACCTGGCAAACTGAATCTGAAATTAACATACTGAAAAAATTATGGGAGGAAATTTCCGGTTCTGATGAATACAAAAAATACATGTCATCCGGTGGAGGTTCTTATTCGGCCGACCAGGAATTTCTTCTCGAAGTTTTTAAAAAATTCATTGCCGACAGTGAAGATTTCGAACATTTCATTGAAGAAAAAAATATGCACTGGCCGGGCGATATGAATATGTGCGTTGCTCCCACAGTCATCCGAACTTTTGAGAATTGCAATGAAATAAAAGAACCGGCATTGTCGCCGTTGTTCAAAGATGTGGAAGAGGATAAACAATTTGTGCTCGATCTTTTCCGTAAAACAATAATGGGAAACGGAGCCAGTCAGCAACTCATTTCAGAAAAAACAAAAAACTGGGAAGTGGAACGCATTGCATTGATGGATGTGATCCTTATGAAAATGGCCATTACCGAATTGCTCCATTTCACCAGTGTCCCTGTGAAAGTTACACTGAACGAATACATTGAAATTTCCAAAACGTACAGCACACCTAAATCAAAACAATTTATAAATGGTATCCTGGATAAACTTGTTGCTGATTTCCGGAAAGAGGATACGATGAAAAAAACCGGGCGTGGACTCATTGAATGA
- a CDS encoding Glu/Leu/Phe/Val dehydrogenase yields MLTVNDTKPQTNTGGPLGQMSVFDHEQVVFCNDNTTGLRSIIGIHSTVLGPALGGTRMWAYASEAEALTDVLRLSRGMTYKAAVAGLNLGGGKAVIIGDSRKDKSEALMRRFGKFVDSLGGKYITAEDVGISSRDMEYVHMETKHVTGIPPALGGSGDPSPVTAYGVYMGMKASAKERWGNDSLSGKKIGVQGVGHVGSNLVDHLVKEGAKVFITDIFEDRVAEIKKKHASVEIVSGDKIYDLDIDIYAPCALGATVNNETLSRLKCSIICGAANNQLADENVHGKIVMEKGILYAPDFVVNAGGLINVYSEVAGYGKEYSMAQASDIYKTTSDIFMMSKKENIPTFLAANKTAEARIKAIAHNRTKR; encoded by the coding sequence ATGCTGACAGTGAACGACACTAAACCCCAGACCAATACCGGCGGACCACTCGGACAAATGTCCGTGTTCGATCATGAACAGGTTGTTTTCTGCAATGATAATACTACCGGCCTCCGTTCTATAATCGGAATTCACAGCACTGTTCTCGGCCCCGCACTCGGCGGCACGCGCATGTGGGCGTACGCCTCCGAAGCGGAAGCGCTTACAGATGTGTTGCGGCTGTCGCGCGGAATGACGTACAAAGCTGCAGTAGCAGGATTGAATCTCGGGGGAGGAAAAGCGGTGATCATCGGCGATTCAAGAAAAGATAAAAGTGAAGCGCTCATGCGCCGGTTCGGAAAATTCGTGGATTCACTCGGCGGAAAATATATTACTGCAGAAGATGTAGGCATCAGTTCCCGCGATATGGAGTATGTGCACATGGAAACAAAACATGTTACCGGTATTCCTCCTGCACTCGGCGGAAGCGGCGATCCTTCTCCTGTTACAGCTTACGGAGTTTATATGGGAATGAAAGCTTCTGCAAAAGAGCGATGGGGAAATGATTCTCTTTCCGGGAAAAAAATCGGAGTGCAGGGAGTAGGGCATGTGGGATCGAATCTTGTCGATCATCTTGTGAAAGAAGGAGCGAAAGTTTTCATCACAGATATTTTCGAAGATCGCGTTGCGGAAATAAAAAAGAAACACGCATCAGTTGAAATTGTTTCCGGCGATAAAATCTATGATCTCGATATTGATATTTATGCGCCCTGCGCTCTCGGTGCCACCGTTAATAACGAAACACTTTCACGTTTGAAATGTTCTATCATCTGCGGGGCCGCCAATAATCAACTTGCCGATGAGAATGTTCACGGAAAGATCGTGATGGAAAAAGGAATTCTCTATGCACCCGATTTTGTGGTGAACGCCGGCGGACTAATCAATGTTTATTCCGAAGTTGCAGGTTATGGAAAAGAATATTCCATGGCGCAGGCAAGTGATATTTACAAAACAACATCCGACATTTTCATGATGTCGAAAAAAGAAAATATTCCAACCTTTCTTGCTGCGAATAAAACGGCAGAAGCAAGGATAAAAGCCATTGCGCACAACCGGACAAAACGCTGA
- a CDS encoding AMP-binding protein: MAATFPERFAEIVVEHPRKNILEDGHGKYSSEFIFNSASFIGAELFSHRKFKGERIALLCPPGITFTAGLLAGWMSGAMVVPICKEHAVPEVEYVLKDSGAEIILCHSSMLGHLPGGLKNIIELDEKIFSGKFIPFNWDYPAAGCNALMLYTSGTTGKPKGVVHTHASVLAQVTCLVQAWEWNEVDSILHFLPLHHTHGLINKLLCALYSGAHCEMLPEFNAEKVWAKIAGRKYSLFMAVPTIYSKLISHWEKCDPTIREKYSDACRNFRLMVSGSAALPVPVLEKWKKISGHFLLERYGMTETGMVLSNSLHGKRKAGCVGVQLPGMDVRISGEGTEGELEVRGRNLFKEYWNRPEETKKSFTKDGWFRTEDMVVFEDNVFRIAGRLSTDIIKCGGYKISALEIENVLLEHAAIEECSVAGIEDETWGEKIAVALKLQTGEKEFSLEELRAWAKDKLAPYKIPSLLKFVAEIPRNSMGKALKSEVKKLFL; the protein is encoded by the coding sequence GTGGCTGCAACTTTTCCTGAACGTTTTGCTGAAATTGTCGTGGAGCATCCGCGGAAAAATATCTTGGAAGACGGGCATGGAAAATATTCTTCGGAATTTATTTTCAATTCAGCAAGCTTTATCGGTGCGGAACTTTTTTCTCACCGGAAATTCAAAGGAGAACGCATTGCGCTGCTCTGTCCGCCGGGCATAACTTTTACAGCAGGATTACTTGCGGGATGGATGAGCGGTGCTATGGTGGTTCCAATTTGTAAAGAGCACGCTGTTCCCGAAGTAGAATATGTTCTGAAAGATTCGGGCGCTGAAATAATTCTCTGTCATTCTTCGATGCTCGGCCATTTGCCCGGTGGATTGAAGAATATAATAGAACTTGATGAAAAAATATTTTCCGGCAAATTCATTCCTTTCAATTGGGATTATCCGGCTGCCGGCTGCAATGCGCTCATGCTTTACACCAGCGGCACCACCGGGAAACCGAAGGGTGTCGTGCACACGCATGCATCCGTACTCGCGCAGGTTACGTGTCTCGTGCAGGCGTGGGAATGGAATGAAGTCGATTCTATTCTGCATTTTCTTCCATTGCATCACACGCATGGTTTGATCAATAAACTTTTATGTGCTCTTTATTCGGGCGCTCATTGCGAAATGCTTCCGGAGTTTAATGCGGAAAAAGTATGGGCAAAGATCGCGGGAAGAAAATATTCTCTTTTCATGGCGGTGCCCACTATTTATTCCAAATTAATTTCTCATTGGGAAAAATGCGATCCTACTATTCGGGAAAAATATTCCGATGCCTGTCGAAATTTCCGTCTCATGGTTTCCGGTTCGGCAGCGTTGCCTGTTCCTGTTCTTGAAAAATGGAAAAAGATCAGCGGACATTTTTTACTGGAAAGATACGGGATGACGGAAACCGGGATGGTGTTGTCGAATTCTCTTCACGGCAAACGGAAAGCAGGTTGTGTTGGGGTACAACTTCCCGGAATGGATGTTCGGATAAGCGGGGAAGGAACAGAAGGCGAACTTGAAGTGAGAGGCAGGAATCTTTTCAAAGAATACTGGAACCGGCCGGAAGAAACGAAAAAGAGTTTCACGAAAGACGGATGGTTCCGCACAGAAGACATGGTTGTGTTTGAAGACAACGTGTTCCGCATCGCCGGAAGATTATCGACCGACATCATTAAATGCGGTGGCTATAAAATTTCAGCACTGGAGATCGAAAATGTTTTGCTGGAACACGCGGCCATTGAAGAATGCAGTGTGGCTGGCATTGAAGATGAAACGTGGGGAGAGAAAATTGCAGTTGCCCTGAAGCTGCAAACCGGTGAAAAAGAATTTTCGCTGGAAGAACTGCGTGCCTGGGCCAAAGACAAACTTGCCCCGTACAAAATTCCTTCGCTGTTGAAATTTGTTGCAGAAATCCCGAGAAATTCAATGGGAAAAGCGTTGAAGTCAGAAGTGAAAAAGCTGTTTTTGTAA
- a CDS encoding DUF1573 domain-containing protein, translating to MNKHHIIRLSAIAILAFALASCAPKKPDEVSTDMVDISANASGNSPSGKAPVMKFEVEKYDFGKISQGERVSYAFKFKNVGGSDLLISEAHGSCGCTVPDYPRKPIPPGAEGVVNVEFNSQGKSGPQEKTVAITTNCEPNTKVITITADVLTTQK from the coding sequence ATGAATAAGCACCACATTATCCGTCTCTCCGCTATTGCGATCCTTGCTTTCGCATTGGCTTCCTGCGCTCCGAAAAAACCAGATGAAGTTTCTACCGATATGGTTGACATCAGCGCGAACGCAAGCGGAAATTCTCCTTCAGGAAAAGCGCCGGTCATGAAATTTGAAGTTGAAAAATATGATTTCGGAAAAATTTCGCAGGGCGAACGCGTTAGCTATGCGTTTAAATTCAAAAATGTCGGCGGCAGCGATCTCCTTATTTCCGAAGCGCACGGAAGCTGCGGCTGCACTGTTCCCGATTACCCGAGAAAACCTATTCCTCCCGGAGCAGAAGGTGTGGTGAATGTGGAATTCAATTCACAGGGGAAAAGCGGGCCGCAGGAAAAAACAGTAGCCATTACCACCAATTGCGAACCGAATACAAAAGTCATCACCATCACCGCAGACGTTCTTACTACACAGAAATAA